A single Thermodesulfobacteriota bacterium DNA region contains:
- a CDS encoding MgtC/SapB family protein, which translates to MTSMLTNLDPLLPSLMGRILLAAVLGGLIGIERDMHGRAAGLRTHLLVAAGAALFTILSELIPGQAALRPTASGLPAFADPARVASQIVVGIGFLGAGTIIKEGLTIRGLTTAACLWIVAAVGMAAGAGRPILAIATTALALLALVFLQYLERWYPKVSYRTLTLETAAEVEIPQVLAVLANLGLETVYVEIDRNYGRRETVLRLYLRLFHRGLTDRLAHRVITAMEKAGIPLQRLRWSR; encoded by the coding sequence ATGACCTCCATGCTGACCAACCTGGACCCCTTGCTGCCAAGCCTCATGGGCCGCATCCTCCTGGCCGCTGTCCTGGGTGGCCTGATCGGTATCGAGCGGGACATGCACGGCCGAGCGGCCGGCCTGCGCACCCATCTGCTGGTGGCGGCTGGCGCTGCCCTGTTCACGATCCTCTCCGAGCTGATCCCCGGCCAGGCCGCCCTGCGGCCAACGGCCTCGGGCCTGCCCGCCTTCGCCGATCCGGCCCGCGTCGCCTCCCAGATCGTGGTGGGCATTGGCTTTCTGGGCGCCGGCACCATCATCAAGGAGGGGCTCACCATCCGCGGCCTCACCACCGCGGCCTGCCTGTGGATCGTGGCCGCGGTGGGCATGGCGGCCGGCGCCGGCCGGCCCATCCTGGCGATCGCCACCACCGCGCTCGCCCTCCTGGCCCTGGTCTTCCTCCAGTACCTGGAGCGCTGGTATCCCAAGGTCTCCTACCGGACCCTGACCCTGGAGACGGCGGCCGAGGTGGAGATTCCCCAGGTGCTGGCCGTCCTGGCCAACCTGGGCCTGGAGACGGTCTATGTGGAGATCGACCGGAACTATGGCCGGAGGGAAACCGTGCTGCGGCTGTACCTGCGGCTGTTCCACCGCGGCCTCACCGACCGGCTGGCGCACCGGGTGATCACCGCTATGGAGAAGGCCGGCATCCCTTTGCAGCGCTTGCGCTGGAGCCGTTGA
- a CDS encoding EAL domain-containing protein: MSPSCYRILLVDDEEGDCRPIAGLLAQLPGLACDLTWLADFDQAREAIARQEHDLYLLGYRSGKGQGLDLLDLVHKQGSPAPVILLADTDDQVTARRAIEAGAADCLVKDQLDLPLLGRAIRYAMERKQAEAQILSMAYYDGLTGLPNRTLFRDRLQAALAQARRYRRTAAVLLLDIDNFKRINDTLGHGVGDQLVQETGGRLRECLRGSDTLARLGQEGEETTVARLGGDEFIILLTELRDVHDAARVAQRMRDAIALPFRINGHELFVSASIGIACYPQDEGCDTVDGILKNADTAMYHAKELGKNNYQFYKESMNSSAMQRLVLESQLRWALEREELELFYQPQVALASGRLVGVEALLRWRHPGLGLVPPARFIPLAEETGLIVPMGDWVLHAACRQGQRWHEEGWAPVRVSVNLSSQQFRQPGLEETVTAALAASGLAPASLELEITESIMMQNLAASRQVLERLKAMGVRISLDDFGTGYSSLSYLKSFPLTALKIDRSFLRDLAKRPEDTAIINVIIAMARHLGMEVCAEGVETVEQLGFLVEQGCDVIQGYLISTPLPAGEVVRFFSPAQPPGAASPAVLARAGGALPALPAAGPAAAAGSDLRERPLSILLAGASDEEQRAARETLRQARLANELVTVSDAAELARLLQPAADQGPPEPALRPGLILLDRGLTGLDEPQALAVIRAGAERQRIPILLLADAGGDQPGQAIEELGCTAGLARPISLPGLLAALEAWPGLSIELVRPPAGE; this comes from the coding sequence ATGAGCCCCTCCTGCTACCGAATCCTCCTGGTGGACGACGAGGAGGGTGACTGTCGTCCCATCGCCGGCCTCCTGGCCCAGCTGCCCGGCCTGGCCTGCGATCTGACCTGGCTGGCGGATTTCGATCAGGCCAGGGAGGCCATCGCCCGCCAGGAGCACGACCTCTATCTTCTGGGCTACCGGTCCGGGAAGGGCCAGGGCCTCGACCTGTTGGACCTGGTGCACAAGCAGGGCAGCCCAGCGCCGGTCATCCTCCTGGCCGACACCGATGATCAGGTCACCGCCCGCCGGGCCATCGAGGCCGGTGCCGCCGATTGTCTGGTGAAAGACCAGCTCGACCTCCCCCTGCTGGGCCGGGCCATCCGCTACGCCATGGAGCGCAAGCAGGCCGAGGCGCAGATCCTGTCCATGGCCTACTACGACGGCCTGACCGGGCTGCCCAACCGGACCCTGTTCCGGGATCGGCTGCAGGCAGCCCTGGCCCAGGCCCGGCGCTACCGGCGCACCGCCGCGGTGCTGCTCCTGGACATCGACAACTTCAAGCGCATCAACGACACCCTGGGCCACGGGGTGGGCGACCAGCTGGTCCAGGAGACCGGCGGCCGCTTGCGGGAATGCCTGCGGGGGAGCGACACCCTGGCCCGCCTCGGCCAGGAGGGCGAGGAAACGACGGTCGCCCGCCTGGGCGGCGACGAGTTCATCATCCTGCTCACCGAGCTGCGGGATGTGCACGATGCGGCCCGGGTCGCCCAGCGCATGCGGGATGCCATTGCCCTGCCCTTCCGCATCAACGGCCACGAGCTGTTCGTCTCGGCCAGCATCGGCATCGCCTGCTACCCCCAGGACGAGGGCTGCGACACCGTGGACGGCATCCTCAAGAACGCCGACACGGCCATGTACCATGCCAAGGAGCTGGGCAAGAACAATTACCAGTTCTACAAGGAGTCCATGAACTCCAGCGCCATGCAGCGGCTGGTGCTGGAAAGCCAGCTGCGCTGGGCCCTGGAGCGCGAGGAGCTGGAGCTTTTCTACCAGCCCCAGGTGGCCCTGGCCTCCGGCCGGCTGGTGGGGGTGGAGGCCCTGCTCCGCTGGCGCCATCCGGGGCTGGGCCTGGTTCCCCCGGCCCGCTTCATCCCCCTGGCCGAGGAGACCGGCCTGATTGTGCCGATGGGCGACTGGGTGCTGCATGCCGCCTGTCGTCAAGGCCAGCGCTGGCACGAGGAGGGCTGGGCGCCGGTGCGGGTGTCGGTGAACCTGTCCTCCCAGCAGTTCCGGCAGCCGGGGCTGGAGGAGACCGTGACCGCGGCCCTGGCGGCCTCGGGCCTGGCACCGGCCTCCCTGGAGCTGGAGATCACCGAGAGCATCATGATGCAGAACCTGGCGGCCAGCCGGCAGGTTCTGGAGCGCCTCAAGGCCATGGGGGTGCGGATCAGCCTGGACGATTTCGGCACCGGCTATTCATCGCTGAGCTATCTCAAGAGCTTCCCCCTGACCGCGCTCAAGATCGACCGCTCCTTCTTGCGGGACCTGGCCAAGCGGCCCGAGGACACCGCCATCATCAACGTCATCATCGCCATGGCCCGGCATCTGGGCATGGAGGTCTGTGCCGAGGGTGTCGAGACCGTGGAGCAGCTGGGCTTTCTGGTCGAGCAGGGCTGCGACGTCATCCAGGGCTACCTGATCAGCACCCCGCTGCCAGCCGGCGAGGTGGTGCGCTTCTTCTCCCCGGCCCAGCCCCCGGGGGCCGCCTCGCCCGCGGTCCTGGCCCGGGCCGGGGGAGCGCTGCCGGCGCTGCCGGCCGCCGGCCCTGCGGCCGCGGCCGGCAGCGATCTCCGGGAGCGGCCCCTGAGCATCCTTTTGGCCGGTGCCAGCGACGAGGAGCAGCGGGCAGCGCGCGAGACCCTGCGCCAGGCGCGACTGGCCAACGAGCTGGTCACCGTGTCCGATGCCGCCGAGCTGGCCCGCCTTCTCCAGCCCGCGGCCGACCAGGGGCCACCCGAGCCGGCCTTGCGGCCCGGCCTTATCCTGCTGGACCGGGGCCTGACGGGGCTGGACGAGCCGCAGGCCCTGGCCGTCATCCGGGCCGGCGCCGAGCGGCAGCGCATCCCGATCCTGCTGCTGGCGGACGCCGGCGGCGACCAGCCCGGCCAGGCCATTGAGGAGCTGGGATGCACGGCCGGCCTCGCCAGGCCCATCTCCTTGCCCGGACTCCTGGCGGCGCTCGAGGCCTGGCCGGGCCTGTCTATCGAGCTCGTTCGTCCCCCCGCCGGAGAGTGA
- the uvrC gene encoding excinuclease ABC subunit UvrC, producing MSFSELIAQAPHHSGVYLMRDAGGTVLYVGKARDLRKRLASYARAAGSGKTGALLARVQLVETMVTATEKEALILEASLIKRHRPRYNVILRDDKNYPLLKVTVTEAFPRLVMTRRRVPDGSRYFGPFASPAAMWETVRLLNRLFPLRRCRGSQLAPRDRPCLNHQLGRCSAPCHGKVSAEDYQAMVREVLLFLEGRNQELVASLRAQMQQAAAALDYETAARLRDRLQAIATTLERQRVVASHCGDQDALALVRRPGIVAVAMLQVRSGAVSGGETFSLLDPVGTDAEILAAVLQQYYGNERPVPAEIVLPIPPTDQGLLADWLADLAGCRVRLVVAKRGERRQLLDLAAANAEQLLTEEASRRVAGQALAEGLRQTLGLAAPPSRIEAVDISNLGAEQAVGALVAFVDGEPWKKGFRHYRIKSVTGPDDPAMIGEVVRRRLRSAGDLPDLLLVDGGRTQLAAATAAVAELGLTAVVGLVAMAKERAEEGEKLYRPGSALPLMLPGHQPVLLYLARIRDEVHRFGISLHRRLRRRQRLASPLDRIPGVGPSRRTALLRQLGSLRAVTRASVPELAAVAGIGPALAQVIWEHLHPGSGQ from the coding sequence GTGTCCTTTTCCGAGCTGATCGCCCAGGCCCCCCACCACTCCGGCGTCTATCTGATGCGGGATGCCGGCGGCACGGTCCTCTATGTCGGCAAGGCCCGGGACCTCCGGAAGCGGCTGGCCAGCTATGCCCGCGCTGCCGGCAGCGGCAAGACCGGGGCGCTTCTGGCCCGGGTGCAGCTGGTGGAGACCATGGTCACCGCCACCGAGAAGGAGGCCTTGATCCTGGAGGCCAGCCTCATCAAGCGCCACCGGCCCCGCTACAACGTCATTCTGCGGGACGACAAGAATTATCCTCTTCTCAAGGTGACGGTGACCGAGGCCTTCCCCCGCCTGGTCATGACCCGCCGGCGGGTGCCGGACGGCAGCCGCTACTTCGGGCCCTTCGCCTCGCCGGCGGCCATGTGGGAGACGGTGCGTCTGCTCAACCGGCTCTTTCCCTTGCGCCGTTGCCGGGGCAGCCAACTGGCCCCCCGGGACCGGCCCTGCCTCAACCACCAGCTGGGCCGCTGCTCGGCGCCCTGCCACGGCAAGGTGAGCGCCGAAGACTACCAGGCCATGGTGCGGGAGGTGCTGCTGTTTCTGGAAGGCCGCAACCAGGAGCTGGTGGCGAGCCTGCGGGCCCAGATGCAGCAGGCCGCCGCAGCCCTGGATTACGAGACCGCCGCCCGGCTGCGGGATCGGCTCCAGGCCATCGCCACCACCCTGGAGCGGCAGCGGGTGGTGGCGAGCCATTGCGGGGATCAGGATGCGCTGGCCCTGGTGCGGCGGCCAGGGATCGTGGCGGTGGCGATGCTGCAGGTGCGCTCCGGTGCGGTCAGTGGCGGGGAGACCTTCTCCCTGCTCGATCCGGTGGGCACCGACGCCGAGATCCTGGCCGCGGTGCTCCAGCAGTATTACGGCAACGAGCGGCCGGTGCCGGCCGAGATCGTGCTGCCGATCCCGCCCACCGACCAGGGTCTGCTGGCCGACTGGCTTGCCGATCTGGCCGGCTGCCGGGTGCGGCTCGTGGTGGCCAAGCGGGGCGAGCGGCGGCAGCTTCTGGATCTGGCCGCCGCCAACGCCGAGCAGCTGTTGACCGAGGAGGCCAGCCGCCGGGTCGCGGGCCAGGCCCTGGCGGAAGGGCTGCGGCAGACCCTGGGCCTGGCGGCCCCGCCCTCCCGGATCGAGGCGGTGGACATCTCCAACCTGGGCGCCGAGCAGGCGGTGGGCGCCCTGGTGGCCTTCGTGGATGGCGAGCCCTGGAAGAAGGGCTTTCGCCACTACCGCATCAAGAGCGTCACCGGGCCCGACGATCCGGCGATGATCGGCGAGGTGGTGCGGCGGCGCCTGCGGTCGGCCGGGGACCTGCCTGACCTCCTGCTGGTGGACGGCGGTCGCACCCAGCTGGCTGCGGCCACCGCCGCAGTGGCCGAGCTGGGCCTGACGGCCGTCGTGGGCCTGGTGGCCATGGCCAAGGAGCGGGCCGAGGAGGGGGAGAAGCTCTACCGCCCGGGTAGCGCCCTGCCCCTCATGCTGCCCGGCCACCAGCCGGTGCTCCTCTACCTGGCCCGGATCCGGGACGAGGTGCACCGTTTCGGCATCAGCCTGCATCGCCGCCTCCGGCGCCGGCAACGCCTGGCCTCGCCCCTGGACCGCATCCCCGGAGTAGGGCCTTCCCGGCGCACCGCCCTCTTGCGCCAGCTGGGCAGCCTGCGGGCGGTGACCCGGGCCAGCGTCCCGGAGCTGGCCGCGGTGGCCGGCATCGGCCCTGCCCTGGCCCAGGTCATCTGGGAGCATCTCCATCCCGGCAGCGGCCAGTGA
- a CDS encoding helicase-related protein: MKLVRNTGSDRVADIIRPQLQQGRRIDAVTPALSIFACGELFAGLRRAPTCRLVLPADLDGHTLLGSSADRPIRNRMQSRWLAARLHTWISNCAEVCVARSGVPQGALVIREQSNKPVQALLGAIALTTDGLGLAPGNPLGIIQASETPEEAGMLAQWFDAQWAGLPDTPAAKEGLLGLLASIARHRAPYLIYTLVLHHLFSTQGDALDEEQIVKSATGIRNTVVWKKLYKFQRDGVVGAIDKLNRFGGCIIADSVGLGKTFEALAIIKYHELRNDRVLVLCPKRLRDNWTLYKANDRRNILASDRFNYDVLSHTDLSRDGGLSGDIDLAHVNWGNYDLVVIDESHNFRNKRTPQKGGETRYDRLMRKIIREGVKTRVLMLSATPVNNRMADLRNQIVFATEGDDTALLEHGIGSIDSTTRLAQKQFNRWLDLDDAERSPSRLIEMLGFDYFTLLDLLTIARSRKHIEKYYGLAETGRFPDRLKPINIKADVDLQGAFPAIRAINLEIRRLNLAAYAPLRYVLPHKQEAYDQKYSTEVKGGTGFFRQVDREESLIHLLRVNVLKRMESSVVSFALTVERQLRDVEATLARIEAQAGELEETDIEDIDIEDPAFESLLVGRKVKVLLQDVDLVRWRQDLLEDRNRLATLAAAVRAISAGRDAKLAALRRVITDKCRNPINGVNRKVIVFTAFADTARYLYGQLAPWAKASLGLESALVTGTGGNQTTLPQLRRDLASILTAFAPLSKERPEDLAADGDLDLLIATDCISEGQNLQDCDWLVNYDIHWNPVRIIQRFGRIDRIGSPNERIQLVNFWPNMELEEYINLEQRVSGRMVLLDISATGEENLIEQQSGNQMNDLEYRRKQLLKLQDAVIDLEDLSSGVSIADLTLTDFRIDLAEFRKAHPGMLEASPLGTFAVTTSSDAEVPPGIVFCLRAEGEAAARLPEGGYPLAPHYLVHVGDDGTVLLPYSQAKQILDRLKRLCLGRDLPDAGAGARFDKTTRDGEDMRHAQRLLAAAVAAVVGKSEERAVASLFAPGGTFALAGEFAGIDDFEVVAYLVILPEAFG, encoded by the coding sequence TTGAAACTCGTCCGCAATACCGGCAGTGACCGGGTCGCCGACATCATCCGACCGCAACTGCAGCAGGGCCGTCGCATCGATGCGGTCACCCCGGCCCTGTCCATCTTCGCCTGCGGCGAGCTCTTCGCGGGACTCCGCCGCGCTCCGACGTGTCGACTGGTATTGCCGGCGGACCTGGACGGCCACACCCTGCTCGGCTCAAGCGCTGATCGTCCCATTCGCAATCGAATGCAGTCCCGATGGCTCGCGGCGCGACTCCATACCTGGATAAGCAACTGCGCTGAGGTCTGTGTCGCCCGGAGTGGGGTTCCACAGGGAGCCCTGGTCATCCGCGAGCAGTCCAACAAGCCCGTGCAAGCTCTCCTGGGGGCCATCGCCCTCACCACAGACGGCCTCGGGCTCGCGCCGGGCAACCCCCTGGGCATCATTCAGGCCTCCGAGACACCCGAGGAAGCCGGGATGCTGGCCCAGTGGTTCGATGCGCAGTGGGCGGGCCTGCCGGACACGCCGGCCGCCAAGGAGGGACTGCTCGGGCTGCTTGCGAGCATCGCGCGCCACCGTGCTCCCTACCTGATATATACCCTCGTCCTCCATCACCTTTTCTCCACGCAGGGCGACGCACTCGACGAGGAGCAGATCGTCAAGTCGGCCACGGGCATCCGCAACACCGTGGTGTGGAAAAAACTCTACAAGTTCCAACGCGACGGGGTCGTTGGCGCCATCGACAAGCTCAACCGCTTCGGCGGCTGCATCATCGCCGACAGCGTGGGCCTTGGGAAGACCTTCGAGGCGTTGGCGATCATCAAGTACCACGAACTGCGCAACGACCGGGTGCTGGTTCTCTGCCCCAAGCGGCTGCGCGACAACTGGACGCTTTACAAGGCCAACGATCGCCGCAATATTCTGGCCTCCGACCGCTTCAACTACGACGTCCTGAGCCATACCGATCTCTCTCGCGACGGCGGCCTCTCGGGCGATATCGACCTCGCGCACGTGAACTGGGGGAACTACGACCTGGTCGTGATCGATGAGTCGCACAACTTCCGCAACAAACGGACGCCCCAGAAGGGCGGCGAGACGCGCTACGACCGCCTCATGCGCAAGATCATCCGCGAGGGCGTGAAGACCCGGGTACTCATGCTCAGCGCCACGCCCGTGAACAACCGGATGGCGGACCTGCGTAACCAGATCGTGTTCGCCACGGAGGGCGATGACACCGCATTGCTGGAGCACGGCATCGGCAGCATCGACAGCACGACCCGCCTGGCACAGAAGCAGTTCAACCGCTGGCTCGATCTCGATGACGCGGAGCGCTCACCCAGCCGCCTGATCGAGATGCTGGGGTTCGACTACTTCACGTTGCTCGACCTGCTGACCATCGCCCGCTCGCGGAAGCACATCGAGAAGTACTACGGGCTCGCCGAGACCGGGCGCTTCCCGGATCGCCTGAAGCCGATCAACATCAAGGCCGACGTGGATCTTCAGGGCGCTTTTCCCGCCATCCGGGCGATCAACCTCGAGATCCGCCGCCTGAACCTCGCCGCCTACGCGCCCCTCCGCTACGTGCTGCCCCACAAGCAGGAGGCCTACGACCAGAAGTACAGCACCGAGGTGAAGGGTGGCACCGGCTTCTTCCGCCAGGTGGACCGCGAGGAGAGCCTGATCCACCTCCTTCGCGTGAACGTCCTCAAGCGCATGGAGAGCTCGGTCGTTTCGTTCGCGTTGACCGTCGAGCGGCAGCTCCGGGATGTGGAGGCAACCCTTGCCCGCATCGAGGCGCAGGCGGGGGAGCTGGAAGAGACCGACATCGAGGACATCGACATCGAAGACCCTGCCTTCGAGAGCCTCCTCGTCGGCCGCAAGGTCAAGGTGCTCCTTCAGGACGTGGACCTCGTGCGCTGGCGGCAGGACCTCCTGGAAGACCGCAACCGCCTGGCGACGCTGGCGGCCGCGGTCCGCGCGATCAGCGCCGGGCGCGATGCCAAGCTGGCGGCGCTTAGGCGAGTGATCACGGACAAGTGCCGAAACCCGATCAACGGGGTCAACCGCAAGGTGATCGTGTTCACCGCTTTCGCGGATACCGCCCGTTACCTTTACGGCCAGCTCGCCCCCTGGGCGAAGGCGAGCCTCGGGTTGGAGAGCGCCCTCGTCACGGGCACCGGCGGCAACCAGACGACCCTGCCGCAGCTGCGCCGGGACCTTGCCTCGATCCTCACCGCCTTCGCGCCCCTTTCAAAAGAGCGGCCGGAGGACCTCGCCGCCGACGGCGACCTCGATCTGCTCATCGCCACCGACTGCATCTCGGAGGGCCAGAACCTCCAGGACTGCGACTGGCTCGTCAACTACGACATCCACTGGAACCCGGTGCGCATCATCCAGCGCTTCGGGCGCATCGACCGCATCGGCTCGCCGAACGAGCGTATCCAACTCGTCAATTTCTGGCCCAACATGGAGCTTGAGGAGTACATCAACCTGGAACAGCGCGTCAGCGGCCGCATGGTGCTCCTCGACATCTCGGCCACCGGCGAGGAGAACCTGATCGAACAGCAGTCCGGCAACCAGATGAACGACCTCGAGTACCGCCGCAAGCAGCTTCTGAAGCTCCAGGACGCGGTGATCGATCTCGAGGATCTTTCCTCCGGCGTCTCCATCGCTGATCTCACCCTCACCGACTTCCGCATCGACCTCGCCGAGTTCCGCAAGGCGCACCCCGGCATGCTGGAGGCCTCACCGCTCGGCACCTTTGCGGTCACGACGAGCAGTGATGCCGAGGTCCCGCCCGGCATCGTCTTTTGCCTGCGGGCGGAAGGCGAGGCGGCGGCGCGCCTCCCGGAAGGCGGCTATCCCCTCGCCCCGCACTACCTGGTCCACGTGGGCGATGACGGCACGGTGCTCTTGCCCTACTCGCAGGC